GCGATGACCTTCGCCGCCGCCCGATCGATCCCGCAGGCCCACACCAGGTTGAAGGCCGGCGACTGGGCCAAAAGCGACTTTTTGGGAACCGAGGTCAACAACAAAACACTGGGAATCGTCGGGTTGGGTCGTGTCGGTCAGGAGGTCGCGAAACGGCTCAACAACCTCGGGATGGATCTCGTTGCGTACGACCCCTACATCTCGGAGGACCGGGCCGACCAGATCGGGGCCGACCTCGTCGAGTTCGAGGACTGCCTGGAGCACGCGGATTTCGTGACCGTCCACACCCCGCTGACCCCCGAGACCGAGGGTCTCATCAGCCACGACGAACTCGCGTTGCTCGATGGGGGCTACCTGATCAACTGTGCCCGTGGCGGCGTCGTCGACGAACCCGCGCTCGCCGAGGCCGTCGAGGAGGGCACCCTGAAGGGTGCGGCGCTCGACGTTTTCGCGGAGGAGCCGGTCTCGCCGGACAACCCCCTGCTCGACGTCGAGGACGTCATCGTCACGCCGCATCTGGGCGCGAGCACCGAGGCCGCCCAGGAGAACGTCGCGACCAGCACGGCCGAGCAGGTGCTCGCCGCCTTCAACGACGAACCCGTCCTGAACGCGCTGAACGCGCCCTCGATCGACAAGAGCGCGTTCCCCCGCGTGCGCCCGTACATCGAACTCGCAGAAACCGCGGGCCGGATCGCCGCCCAACTGATGGACGAGCGCGTCGAGAGCGTCGACGTCCGCTACGCCGGCGAGATCGCCGAGGAGGAGATCGACCTCGTCACCGCGAGCGCGCTCAAGGGCGTCTTTTCTCCCTTGGAGTGGCAGGTCAACGCCGTCAACGCTCCCCAAGTCGCGGAGGACCGCGGCGTCGACGTGACCGAGACCAAATCCCATCAGGCCGAGAACTTCAGAAGTGTGGTCACCGTCACGGTCGGAAACGGCGACGGCGAGACCGAACTCGGCGTTTCCGGCACCCTGTTCGCCGACGACGACCCCCGGATCGTCCGGATCGACGACTATCGGGTGGACGCCATCCCCCACGGGCATATGCTCGTCGCGCGCAACTTCGACGAGCCAGGCACCATCGGCTTCATCGGCACAGTCTTAGGAGAGAACGGCATCAATATCGCGGGGATGTTCAACGCCCGCGAGGCGATCGGCGGCGAGGCGATCACCGTCTACGACCTCGACGAGGAGGTGGGCGAGGAACTGCTCGCCCACCTCGAGGACGACGAGCGGATCATCGAGGCGCGCTACATCACCCTCGACGGCGCGGACACGGTTCGGACATCGCTGTAGAACACCCGAACCCCTTACTCGGCGAGATGCTCTAACACGCCTTCCGTATCGCCGGGCACCGATTCGGGCTCCACGCCGGCCTCGGCCGCCGCGTCGGGGTCCTTCAGCAGGTGACCGGTCGTCAGACAGACCACGCGCTCGTCGCTTTCCACCACTCCGTTCTCGCGGAGCTTCCGCAGGCCCGCGACGCTCGCCGCCGAGGCGGGCTCGACGCCGACGCCCTCGCCCGCCAGCGCGCGCTGGGCATCCGTGATCTCCGCATCGCTCACGGCGACCGCCGTTCCGTCGGTCGCCCGGATCCCCGGCAGTGCTTTCGGGGCGTTCACGGGGTTACCGATCCGGATTGCGGTTGCGCGCGTTTCGACTTCCTCCCAGCGTTTCACCTCACTCCACCCGTTCTCGACGGCCTCGACCATCGGCGCGGCGCCCTCGGCCTGTACTCCCGTGAGTTTCGGGACTTCTCCCTCATCGAGCGATCCCGACCGGACGAGTTCCCGGAAGCACTTATACAGCGCCGCGGTGTTGCCCGCGTTGCCAACGGGGAGGACGATCCGGTCGGGGAACTCTCCATAGTCCTCGCGGTGGCGCTCCAAGATCTCGAAGCCGATCGTCTTCTGGCCTTCTAACCTAAATGGGTTCAGCGAGTTGAGCAGGTAGGCCTCGCCGCGCGCAGCGAGGTCCTGCACGATGTCGAGACAGGTGTCGAAGTTGTCGTCGACCTCGAGGATGCGCGCGCCGTGGAGGCTCGCCTGGGCGATCTTGCCGGCGGCGACCTTACCCGCCGGAAGCAGGACCAAGGTCTCCATACCCGCCCGCCCGCCGTAGGCCGCGAGCGCGGCGCTCGTGTTCCCGGTGGAAGCACACGCCAGTCGATCGACGCCGAGTCGGCTCGCGACCCCGACGCCGACGGTCATGCCGCGGTCCTTGAAGCTCCCGGTGGGGTTCATCCCCTCGTGTTTCACCCGAAGGGATGCGACGCCGAGTTCGTCTTCGAGTCGGGGCACCTCGTACAGCGGGGTCGCGCCCTCCTCGATCGTGACCTCCCGCTCGACCGGCAGCGCGTCGGCGTAGCGCCAGACTCCCTCGCCGGAGAACGATTCGAAGGTGGGGTAGTCGGCGTACCGGACTTCGAGCAACCCCTCGCAGTCGGGACACCGGTAGATCACGTCCTCGAAGGGGGCGATCGCGTTCCCACACTCGATACAGGACAGCCAGGCGCCGTCGTCGGACTCGGGTGGCTCCTCGTCGGCGAGGTCGAGGCTCATCGACTGGATGGAGGGTACGAGGGGTCAAAAGGGCTTAGCTACTCGCCGTCGCCTCGATTCGCCGCCTCACTCCTCGGCGATCCGATAGATGCCGATCGCCCAGTCCGGCCCGTCCACACCGCGGACGTCCCCGCCGACGGCGCTATTCGAGCAGGAACGACAGCAACCCTTTCTGGGCG
This genomic window from Halalkalicoccus subterraneus contains:
- the serA gene encoding phosphoglycerate dehydrogenase, which translates into the protein DLVIVGRAGIGVDNIDIDAATEHGVIVANAPQGNVRAAAEHTVAMTFAAARSIPQAHTRLKAGDWAKSDFLGTEVNNKTLGIVGLGRVGQEVAKRLNNLGMDLVAYDPYISEDRADQIGADLVEFEDCLEHADFVTVHTPLTPETEGLISHDELALLDGGYLINCARGGVVDEPALAEAVEEGTLKGAALDVFAEEPVSPDNPLLDVEDVIVTPHLGASTEAAQENVATSTAEQVLAAFNDEPVLNALNAPSIDKSAFPRVRPYIELAETAGRIAAQLMDERVESVDVRYAGEIAEEEIDLVTASALKGVFSPLEWQVNAVNAPQVAEDRGVDVTETKSHQAENFRSVVTVTVGNGDGETELGVSGTLFADDDPRIVRIDDYRVDAIPHGHMLVARNFDEPGTIGFIGTVLGENGINIAGMFNAREAIGGEAITVYDLDEEVGEELLAHLEDDERIIEARYITLDGADTVRTSL
- the thrC gene encoding threonine synthase produces the protein MSLDLADEEPPESDDGAWLSCIECGNAIAPFEDVIYRCPDCEGLLEVRYADYPTFESFSGEGVWRYADALPVEREVTIEEGATPLYEVPRLEDELGVASLRVKHEGMNPTGSFKDRGMTVGVGVASRLGVDRLACASTGNTSAALAAYGGRAGMETLVLLPAGKVAAGKIAQASLHGARILEVDDNFDTCLDIVQDLAARGEAYLLNSLNPFRLEGQKTIGFEILERHREDYGEFPDRIVLPVGNAGNTAALYKCFRELVRSGSLDEGEVPKLTGVQAEGAAPMVEAVENGWSEVKRWEEVETRATAIRIGNPVNAPKALPGIRATDGTAVAVSDAEITDAQRALAGEGVGVEPASAASVAGLRKLRENGVVESDERVVCLTTGHLLKDPDAAAEAGVEPESVPGDTEGVLEHLAE